In Archangium violaceum, the following are encoded in one genomic region:
- a CDS encoding pilus assembly protein, which yields MTLPLVIFLILGTLQLFLLLQARIMTEYAVFRATRAGSVSHGECKRMMDAAIGALLPTFARTDSPERLAEAYERFKDNRYDGQLSGGSKSMPFSGEVVWLLRESPTNVTASEEDTFDQGGEPRRLEVRMVFWYPLRIPFADWVLTRMFRAHFAIAELHSANPLILADKDANWENGPGKMESLIRNAYSSRTAPGKGSYVFPITASYTMRMMTPAKPENFSQQNCAPN from the coding sequence TTGACGCTTCCGCTGGTGATCTTCCTCATCCTGGGCACGCTGCAGCTCTTCCTGCTGTTGCAGGCGCGCATCATGACGGAGTACGCGGTGTTCCGCGCCACGCGCGCCGGCAGCGTGAGCCACGGCGAGTGCAAGCGGATGATGGACGCGGCCATCGGAGCGCTGCTGCCCACCTTCGCGCGCACGGACAGCCCGGAGCGGCTCGCGGAGGCCTACGAGCGCTTCAAGGACAACCGCTACGACGGCCAGCTGTCGGGCGGCTCCAAGAGCATGCCCTTCTCGGGCGAGGTGGTGTGGCTGCTGCGCGAGAGCCCCACCAACGTCACCGCGTCGGAGGAGGACACCTTCGATCAGGGCGGGGAGCCGAGGCGGCTCGAGGTGCGCATGGTCTTCTGGTACCCGCTGCGCATCCCGTTCGCGGACTGGGTGCTGACGCGGATGTTCCGCGCCCACTTCGCCATCGCGGAGCTGCACAGCGCCAACCCGCTCATCCTGGCGGACAAGGACGCCAACTGGGAGAACGGGCCGGGGAAGATGGAGTCGCTCATCCGCAACGCCTATTCGAGCAGGACCGCGCCGGGCAAGGGCAGCTACGTCTTCCCCATCACGGCCAGCTACACCATGCGGATGATGACTCCGGCCAAGCCGGAGAACTTCTCGCAGCAGAACTGCGCACCCAACTGA
- a CDS encoding sigma 54-interacting transcriptional regulator produces MSANEPHPDDILTNPGENGLDSVVAPADSGAGSGTEVLVLESPRTTLKLRKCRLQVSAGPDEGKSLVSDKERLRCGAHPTNDLVLAEDRTASRHHFEIINTERGWLLVDLNSTNGTFLDGRRIERAYLSANSQIRAGTSTLAFSPIDEEVTVEPDREGELCGMVGQSVQMRQIFALIKKIAPMDVSVIINGETGTGKELVAQAIHELSGRKKGPMVVLDCGAIPPNLIESELFGHEKGAFTGAMTARPGAFERAHGGTIFLDELGELRLDLQPKLLRVLENREVRRVGGNDVMEVDCRVIAATNRDLVKEIAAGNFREDLFFRLSVINIQLPPLCQRREDIPLILKRALAEPEVVARHGRKHISPEALSLLMAYAWPGNVRELVNVLSHVLAFSDGEEVLPEHLPPRVRGQAREGPLPFNEHLTFKDAKEQLLENFEREYITSVLTRCEGNLSRAARESGLHRKSIERLVKKYQLDAKGMKPR; encoded by the coding sequence ATGAGCGCTAACGAACCGCACCCGGACGACATCCTCACCAACCCGGGAGAGAACGGTCTCGACTCCGTCGTCGCTCCGGCGGACAGCGGAGCCGGCTCCGGGACCGAGGTGCTGGTCCTGGAGTCGCCGCGCACCACGCTCAAGCTGCGCAAGTGCCGGCTGCAGGTGTCGGCGGGCCCCGACGAGGGCAAGTCCCTGGTGTCCGACAAGGAACGTCTGCGCTGCGGGGCCCACCCCACCAATGACCTGGTGCTCGCCGAGGACCGGACGGCCAGCCGCCACCACTTCGAGATCATCAACACCGAGCGGGGCTGGCTGCTGGTGGACCTCAACTCCACCAACGGCACCTTCCTGGATGGCCGGCGCATCGAGCGCGCCTACCTCTCCGCCAACTCGCAGATTCGCGCCGGCACCTCCACCCTGGCCTTCTCCCCCATCGACGAGGAGGTGACGGTCGAACCGGACCGCGAGGGCGAGCTGTGTGGGATGGTGGGACAGAGCGTGCAGATGCGGCAGATCTTCGCCCTCATCAAGAAGATCGCCCCCATGGACGTGTCCGTCATCATCAATGGAGAGACGGGGACGGGGAAGGAGCTGGTGGCGCAGGCCATCCACGAGCTGAGCGGCCGGAAGAAGGGGCCGATGGTGGTGCTGGACTGCGGCGCCATTCCGCCCAACCTCATCGAGAGCGAGCTGTTCGGCCACGAGAAGGGGGCGTTCACGGGGGCGATGACGGCGCGGCCGGGCGCCTTCGAGCGGGCGCACGGGGGCACCATCTTCCTGGACGAGCTGGGTGAGCTGCGGCTGGACCTGCAGCCCAAGCTGCTGCGCGTGCTGGAGAACCGCGAGGTGCGGCGCGTGGGCGGCAACGACGTCATGGAGGTGGACTGCCGCGTGATCGCCGCCACCAACCGGGACCTGGTGAAGGAGATTGCCGCGGGCAACTTCCGCGAGGACCTCTTCTTCCGCCTGTCCGTCATCAACATCCAGCTGCCGCCGCTGTGCCAGCGCCGCGAGGACATTCCGCTCATCCTCAAGCGGGCGCTGGCCGAGCCGGAGGTGGTGGCGCGCCATGGCCGCAAGCACATCTCCCCCGAGGCCCTGTCGCTGCTGATGGCCTATGCGTGGCCGGGCAACGTGCGCGAGCTGGTGAACGTGCTCTCCCACGTGCTGGCCTTCAGTGACGGAGAGGAGGTGCTGCCCGAGCACCTGCCGCCCCGCGTGCGGGGCCAGGCGCGCGAGGGGCCGCTGCCCTTCAACGAGCACCTCACCTTCAAGGACGCCAAGGAGCAGCTGCTGGAGAACTTCGAGCGCGAGTACATCACCAGCGTCCTCACCCGCTGCGAGGGCAACCTGTCCCGCGCCGCCCGGGAGAGCGGCCTGCACCGCAAGTCGATTGAACGTCTGGTGAAGAAGTACCAGCTGGATGCCAAGGGCATGAAGCCGCGCTGA
- a CDS encoding ATP-grasp domain-containing protein codes for MPTKKVSTKKAAGKVRPKAPAHAVEPPPPALPTSPAPRRARAKKTVVILSRKRSLYSTSRLVEAVKQRGHRPLVLDTLRCTMVLAPGSPRMLYRGVEVKGVDVVIPRIGASITGYGLAVVNHFEMMGVPVLNGATAISHSRDKLRALQLLCRGGLDVPRTVMAHDRSNVRKLVEEVGGLPLIIKLLRGTQGVGVMIAHTLQEVQTILNTFWDLGQEVVLQEFVAESKGRDVRALVVGDKVVGAMQRRAKKGEFRSNIHRGGEGHPVELPASYIDVAVRAARLLGLQIAGVDMLEGRAGPRLMELNSSPGFEGLERATKQDIAGAILDHALALAEARAAAANPLLVV; via the coding sequence ATGCCCACCAAGAAGGTCTCGACCAAGAAGGCGGCCGGCAAGGTGCGCCCGAAGGCCCCGGCGCACGCGGTCGAACCGCCTCCCCCCGCCCTCCCGACCTCGCCGGCCCCGCGCCGCGCACGAGCGAAGAAGACGGTGGTCATCCTCTCGCGCAAGCGCTCCCTGTACTCCACGAGCCGGCTGGTGGAGGCCGTCAAGCAGCGCGGGCACCGGCCCCTGGTACTGGACACGCTGCGCTGCACCATGGTGCTCGCCCCGGGCAGCCCGCGGATGCTCTACCGCGGGGTGGAAGTCAAAGGCGTGGACGTGGTGATTCCGCGCATCGGCGCCTCCATCACCGGATACGGCCTGGCCGTGGTGAACCACTTCGAGATGATGGGCGTGCCGGTGCTCAACGGCGCCACGGCCATCTCCCACAGCCGGGACAAGCTGCGCGCCCTCCAGTTGCTGTGCCGCGGCGGGCTGGACGTGCCCCGGACGGTGATGGCGCACGACCGCAGCAACGTCCGCAAGCTCGTGGAGGAGGTAGGTGGGCTGCCCCTCATCATCAAGCTGCTGCGCGGCACCCAGGGCGTGGGGGTGATGATCGCCCACACGCTCCAGGAGGTGCAGACCATCCTCAACACCTTCTGGGACCTGGGGCAGGAGGTGGTGCTCCAGGAGTTCGTGGCGGAGAGCAAGGGGCGCGACGTGCGCGCCCTGGTGGTGGGCGACAAGGTGGTGGGGGCCATGCAGCGGCGGGCCAAGAAGGGCGAGTTCCGCTCCAACATCCACCGCGGCGGCGAGGGCCACCCGGTGGAGCTGCCCGCCTCCTATATCGATGTGGCGGTGCGCGCCGCGCGCCTGCTCGGTCTGCAGATAGCGGGCGTGGACATGCTCGAGGGCCGGGCCGGTCCCCGGCTGATGGAGCTCAACTCCAGTCCGGGCTTCGAGGGCCTGGAGCGGGCGACGAAGCAGGACATCGCCGGGGCCATCCTCGACCATGCGCTCGCCCTGGCCGAGGCGCGCGCGGCCGCGGCGAACCCCTTGCTGGTGGTGTGA
- a CDS encoding DsbA family oxidoreductase produces MKPLPKPLQITVYQDVLCAWCYLADLRLESLKQEFGDILRWRVRPYPLRLHDKRPTEKELRGLTEEVRRAQQEPEPVARLLTTELWQGGDAPRTSVPALAALEAARLQGPTARAYLARAMQRAALEQGVNVTRTDVIFELASRVGLNMGPFSAAYHSEDTRKLILDEHQLAASRGVRGVPTIVIGGRWMVCGLRDAAEYREHILTCIGKLNAPRSGSSERMVH; encoded by the coding sequence ATGAAGCCCCTGCCCAAGCCACTGCAGATCACCGTCTACCAGGATGTGTTGTGCGCCTGGTGCTATCTGGCCGACCTGCGGCTGGAATCCCTCAAACAGGAGTTTGGAGACATCCTCCGCTGGCGCGTGCGTCCGTACCCGCTGCGCCTCCACGACAAGCGTCCCACGGAGAAGGAGTTGAGAGGGCTGACGGAGGAGGTGCGCCGGGCCCAGCAGGAGCCGGAGCCGGTGGCCAGGCTGCTGACGACGGAGCTGTGGCAGGGCGGAGACGCCCCGCGCACCAGCGTCCCGGCCCTGGCGGCGCTGGAGGCGGCGCGGCTGCAGGGCCCGACGGCGAGGGCGTACCTCGCGCGCGCCATGCAGCGCGCGGCGCTGGAGCAGGGCGTGAACGTGACGCGCACGGACGTCATCTTCGAGCTGGCCAGCCGCGTGGGCCTGAACATGGGCCCCTTCTCGGCGGCGTACCACTCGGAGGACACGCGCAAGCTCATCCTCGACGAGCACCAGCTCGCGGCCAGCCGTGGCGTGCGCGGGGTGCCCACCATCGTCATCGGCGGCCGGTGGATGGTGTGCGGCCTGCGCGACGCGGCCGAGTACCGCGAGCACATCCTCACCTGCATCGGCAAGCTGAACGCGCCGCGCTCGGGCTCGTCCGAGCGCATGGTGCACTGA
- a CDS encoding carboxypeptidase-like regulatory domain-containing protein: MMRPSHFLCCALLGLAPVACGPGTSADQDPAVDRSDSKTVDLDHLTITVAGRAEVFPEAARLLEARGQPVPTLDGVALTIEEPLRIGVNDADSVFGRGSVGTEGGFAVPDVPVRDINLSLATSLEPEGFVRSSTVVFDTVFTRTRPRTDIIGARAWALPNTFHDTLTQAVGESWIRAHTEDRARALREAGFILGRVVDASGAPVAGARVVLDRGELANRVYYPAPDFQSATQDATSATGLFLYVHSGAAAESFTLSIQGARDYLPRHAGAAPGRALVLTLYPGNTTP, encoded by the coding sequence ATGATGCGTCCGAGTCACTTCCTCTGCTGCGCTCTCCTTGGCCTCGCCCCGGTGGCCTGTGGCCCTGGCACTTCCGCGGATCAGGATCCCGCCGTCGACCGCAGTGACAGCAAGACGGTGGATCTCGACCACCTGACCATCACCGTCGCCGGTCGCGCCGAGGTCTTCCCCGAGGCCGCTCGCCTGCTCGAGGCCCGGGGTCAACCCGTCCCCACGCTCGACGGCGTCGCCCTCACCATCGAGGAGCCGCTGCGCATCGGGGTGAACGACGCGGACTCCGTCTTCGGCCGGGGCTCCGTTGGCACCGAGGGCGGTTTCGCCGTGCCCGACGTGCCCGTGCGCGACATCAACCTGAGCCTCGCCACCAGCCTCGAGCCCGAGGGCTTCGTGCGCAGCTCCACCGTCGTCTTCGACACCGTCTTCACGCGCACTCGGCCGCGCACCGACATCATCGGGGCACGCGCCTGGGCCCTGCCCAACACCTTCCACGACACCCTCACCCAGGCCGTGGGCGAGTCGTGGATCCGCGCGCACACCGAGGACCGCGCTCGAGCGCTGCGCGAGGCCGGCTTCATCCTCGGCCGCGTCGTGGATGCCTCGGGAGCGCCCGTCGCTGGAGCTCGCGTCGTGCTCGACCGGGGAGAGCTCGCCAACCGCGTCTACTACCCCGCACCGGACTTCCAGAGCGCCACCCAGGACGCCACCAGCGCCACCGGCCTCTTCCTCTACGTGCACTCCGGCGCGGCGGCGGAGAGCTTCACCCTCTCCATCCAGGGCGCTCGGGACTACCTGCCCCGCCACGCGGGAGCCGCTCCCGGCAGGGCACTCGTTCTCACGCTGTACCCGGGCAACACGACGCCGTAA
- a CDS encoding LpqB family beta-propeller domain-containing protein, with amino-acid sequence MTRDFAKQQAWRGGARRLAVLALLGVGCKAGTCGGSASGSGPLSAEERKAMPGVIAFVSERAPQKDVWLVRPTGEERQLTRGPEDEYPIAPSPDGAAVMVVAAAEVRGLHVEQLRLVPLGGGEPVLVTEPRGRARNPSWSPDGRWFVAESDAEGFSDVVRQEPRAGAEVTRLATAREGNFEPSVSPDGTQVAFVSSREGDPEIYVMKADGSEVRRLTAFYKEDMAPKWSPDGKWISFLSDREGRTRVFVVKPDGTGLRAVSGSAVTGEEREPVWSPDGQKLAFVAREKTEKDGKARIWVAGVAGGEPVALTDGKSVNDQPEWSPDGKYLVYASDRTGDVELFLMRADGSGQTQLTSAKGADWLPRWFVPKEPRAAGGTGSP; translated from the coding sequence ATGACTCGGGACTTCGCGAAGCAGCAGGCGTGGCGGGGTGGAGCGCGGCGACTGGCCGTGCTCGCCCTGCTCGGGGTTGGATGCAAGGCGGGCACGTGTGGTGGGAGCGCATCCGGCTCCGGGCCCCTCTCCGCGGAGGAGCGCAAGGCGATGCCGGGAGTCATCGCCTTCGTCTCCGAGCGGGCCCCGCAGAAGGATGTCTGGTTGGTGCGCCCCACGGGTGAGGAGCGCCAGCTGACGCGAGGTCCCGAGGACGAGTACCCCATCGCGCCGTCTCCGGATGGAGCGGCGGTGATGGTGGTGGCGGCGGCGGAGGTGAGGGGGCTGCACGTGGAGCAGCTGCGGCTGGTGCCGTTGGGGGGAGGCGAGCCGGTGCTGGTGACGGAGCCCCGGGGTCGGGCGCGCAACCCGAGCTGGTCGCCGGATGGGCGCTGGTTCGTGGCGGAGTCGGACGCGGAGGGCTTCAGCGACGTGGTGCGGCAGGAGCCGCGCGCGGGCGCGGAGGTGACGCGGCTGGCGACGGCGCGCGAGGGGAACTTCGAGCCGAGCGTGTCTCCGGACGGGACGCAGGTGGCGTTCGTGTCCAGCCGCGAGGGCGATCCGGAAATCTACGTGATGAAGGCGGACGGCTCGGAGGTGCGCCGGCTGACGGCGTTCTACAAGGAGGACATGGCGCCGAAGTGGAGTCCGGACGGGAAGTGGATCTCCTTCTTGAGTGACCGGGAGGGGCGCACGCGGGTGTTCGTGGTGAAGCCGGACGGGACGGGGCTGAGGGCGGTGTCGGGGAGCGCGGTGACGGGCGAGGAGCGGGAGCCGGTGTGGAGTCCGGACGGGCAGAAGCTGGCGTTCGTGGCGCGGGAGAAGACGGAGAAGGACGGGAAGGCGCGCATCTGGGTGGCGGGGGTGGCGGGAGGGGAGCCGGTGGCGCTGACGGACGGGAAGAGCGTGAACGACCAACCGGAGTGGAGTCCGGATGGGAAGTACCTGGTGTACGCGTCGGACCGCACGGGAGACGTGGAGCTGTTCCTGATGAGGGCGGACGGGAGCGGGCAGACGCAGTTGACGAGCGCGAAGGGAGCGGACTGGTTGCCGCGTTGGTTCGTGCCGAAGGAGCCGCGCGCGGCGGGCGGGACCGGGAGCCCCTGA
- a CDS encoding N-acetylmuramoyl-L-alanine amidase has product MHPFRKPLVAAAAALSLAACGPQEPTPPAPASVEDSRTPAQREAERTPYQLDGFFAQAATDFRVPADLLKAVSYTETRWDMVKGEVEFEGMPAAYGLMALRGAKVAEGARLAGVSEEAVRTQPEANIRAYAALLSATADELKVDRSDLGAWAPAVAKLSGITSTDAQAEFIHNEVYGVLRQGAVAQTPAGDVAVSLMPTQARAQFASPSVHAMAAGPDYAASIWRPSPNYNARPTDATGDVQIVVIHTCEGTYSSCWSWLTNTASGVSAHYVVNESGSEISQLVREADRGWHVGATYDCNLNGGVMCGLQGVSVNHFSVGIEHGGYASQTSFPAGQIDASAKLTCDITKGQAIVRDSYHIVAHGRLQPASRTDPGPNWPWSSYISKVQSYCGTTTALIIDSNNANNDSSKGYIEVSANWVSSTNVAGYYGSGYFAAPTAAVSDPATFYFYMSAAGTKTIDAWWTSATDRSTTAPFIIWDANGTKLATVNVNQQAGGGAWNTLGTWSFPAGWNKVQLSRWTGSGYQVIADAIRVR; this is encoded by the coding sequence ATGCACCCGTTCCGTAAGCCGCTGGTGGCAGCCGCCGCCGCGCTCTCCCTGGCTGCCTGTGGTCCTCAGGAGCCCACCCCCCCCGCACCTGCCTCTGTCGAGGACTCGCGCACGCCCGCGCAGCGCGAGGCCGAGCGCACCCCGTACCAGCTGGATGGCTTCTTCGCCCAGGCGGCCACGGACTTCCGCGTTCCCGCCGACCTGCTCAAGGCTGTGTCCTACACCGAGACCCGGTGGGACATGGTGAAGGGCGAGGTGGAGTTCGAGGGCATGCCCGCGGCCTACGGCCTCATGGCCCTGCGCGGCGCGAAGGTCGCCGAGGGCGCGCGCCTGGCCGGCGTGTCCGAGGAGGCCGTGCGCACCCAGCCCGAGGCCAACATCCGGGCCTACGCGGCGCTGTTGTCGGCCACCGCGGACGAGCTGAAGGTGGACCGCTCGGACCTGGGCGCCTGGGCTCCGGCCGTGGCGAAGCTCAGCGGCATCACCAGCACCGACGCGCAGGCCGAGTTCATCCACAACGAGGTGTACGGGGTGCTGCGCCAGGGCGCGGTGGCCCAGACGCCCGCGGGTGACGTGGCCGTCTCGCTCATGCCCACGCAGGCGCGCGCGCAGTTCGCCTCGCCCAGCGTGCACGCGATGGCCGCTGGCCCGGACTACGCCGCCTCCATCTGGCGCCCCTCGCCCAACTACAACGCGCGTCCCACGGACGCCACGGGCGACGTGCAGATCGTGGTCATCCACACCTGTGAGGGCACGTATTCGAGCTGTTGGAGCTGGCTGACCAACACCGCCTCGGGCGTGAGCGCGCACTACGTGGTGAACGAGAGCGGCTCGGAGATTTCGCAGCTGGTGCGTGAGGCGGACCGTGGCTGGCACGTGGGCGCCACCTACGACTGCAACCTCAACGGTGGCGTGATGTGCGGCCTGCAGGGCGTGTCGGTGAACCACTTCTCGGTGGGCATCGAGCACGGCGGCTATGCCAGCCAGACGTCCTTCCCGGCCGGGCAGATCGACGCGTCGGCGAAGCTGACGTGCGACATCACCAAGGGTCAGGCCATCGTGCGTGACAGCTACCACATCGTGGCGCACGGGCGTCTGCAGCCGGCCAGCCGCACGGATCCGGGTCCCAACTGGCCGTGGTCCTCGTACATCAGCAAGGTGCAGAGCTACTGCGGCACCACCACTGCGCTGATCATCGACAGCAACAACGCCAACAACGACTCCTCCAAGGGCTACATCGAGGTGTCGGCCAACTGGGTGTCCTCGACGAACGTGGCGGGCTACTACGGCTCGGGCTACTTCGCGGCCCCCACGGCGGCGGTGTCGGACCCGGCGACGTTCTACTTCTACATGTCGGCGGCGGGCACGAAGACGATCGACGCCTGGTGGACCTCGGCCACGGATCGCTCGACGACGGCGCCCTTCATCATCTGGGACGCGAACGGCACCAAGCTGGCCACGGTGAACGTGAACCAGCAGGCCGGTGGCGGCGCGTGGAACACGCTGGGTACCTGGAGCTTCCCGGCCGGCTGGAACAAGGTTCAGCTGAGCCGCTGGACCGGTTCTGGCTACCAGGTCATCGCGGACGCCATCCGCGTGCGGTAA
- a CDS encoding metallophosphoesterase: MRLFAIGDTHLPSTRNKDMHRFGWTDHPLPLQRAWDEKVRPEDVVLVVGDISWATRPTEVMDDLKWLDERPGRKVLVRGNHDYWWGDSASKLRKLLEPYKTLEGFLHNSSVVIGRWVIAGTRLWTAPEAPPMPGGEMGDEHGDAGYVERETRRLAASIADAEKKEKESAEPLTRVVAVHFPPMYANEKPTAFLGPIEAFKPKVCVYGHLHAGGIPAGFTGERAGVRYVLASCDAAGFSPMLLDE; the protein is encoded by the coding sequence ATGCGTCTCTTCGCCATCGGGGACACCCATCTGCCCTCCACGCGCAACAAGGACATGCACCGCTTCGGGTGGACGGATCATCCGTTGCCGCTGCAGCGCGCCTGGGACGAGAAGGTGCGGCCCGAGGACGTGGTGCTGGTGGTGGGGGACATCTCGTGGGCGACGCGGCCCACCGAGGTGATGGACGACCTGAAGTGGCTGGACGAGCGGCCGGGGCGCAAGGTGCTGGTGCGTGGCAACCACGACTACTGGTGGGGCGACTCGGCGTCGAAGCTGCGCAAGCTGCTGGAGCCGTACAAGACGCTGGAGGGCTTCCTGCACAACAGCTCGGTGGTCATCGGGCGGTGGGTGATCGCCGGCACGCGGCTGTGGACGGCGCCCGAGGCTCCGCCGATGCCGGGCGGGGAGATGGGTGACGAGCACGGGGACGCGGGGTACGTGGAGCGGGAGACGCGGCGGCTGGCGGCGTCCATCGCGGACGCGGAGAAGAAGGAGAAGGAGAGCGCCGAGCCGCTGACGCGCGTGGTGGCGGTGCACTTCCCGCCGATGTACGCCAACGAGAAGCCGACGGCGTTCCTCGGCCCCATCGAGGCCTTCAAGCCCAAGGTCTGCGTGTACGGGCACCTGCACGCGGGAGGAATCCCGGCGGGCTTCACGGGAGAGCGCGCCGGGGTGCGCTACGTGCTGGCCTCGTGTGACGCGGCGGGCTTCTCGCCGATGCTGCTGGACGAATGA
- a CDS encoding HYR domain-containing protein — protein MLDTCPPARSPGVLAGLGVPLSVLLLVGFGSGCGGYYDESDGSHGMSPVLETATPSAEDLPAAPPPPPSGPPRGGFVIVTGDDADDLWHCEESRCGGLYPSLFRSALSRSKSGGTGILAIGVNGGQALAAFNSWNNTGHGGPGARVTHVRSVQDIARVDFNRFAFLFLPSAERHTLGGLTEQQILALNARQPDIAHFVNVRGGSLIALTQAEVPGGWGFLPMPLQMEDIPFDVAEPTSELHEFAPTISAFELSHKSFHNVFTGPSGYSGLHVLAYNNEAYNPHAGKPVMLGGSAVILTAEDCADGRDNDGDGAVDGQDTDCHVCGNGRVDPGEACDDGNQTGGDGCGATCQKENRAPEATCHDVSVCTDPGVCIATVTDMAAAVDPDGDSLSWDAHPLGPYAPGVHGVCMTATDGKAQDSCWSKVTVRDCEAPALACPGDFRVECSGQGQALVTPPQATATDNCGSASLTQPEPATLPLGAHTLGYSAMDSFGNTATCAPTVTVVDTTAPLLVCPEPIVAECTGRNSAHVVPGVATAFDVCTESQVAGPMPDWYALGTNVVRYTARDSAGNEASCTTTVQVVDQTPPAVTVTPPAALWPADQLYRTIRLEDCIVVHDQCSGGLTETGASATISCVSSDEAQGEGEPDVVFVDATTVKVRADRLANGDGRAYSLHFEVRDTSGNVTRGLCPVGVPVTRSGAPVVDSGEKWRSCRPMGGAFDWKHISVAE, from the coding sequence ATGCTCGATACATGTCCGCCTGCTCGCTCGCCGGGCGTCCTCGCGGGACTTGGCGTGCCGTTGTCCGTCCTGCTGCTCGTCGGTTTCGGGTCCGGCTGTGGTGGTTACTACGACGAGTCCGATGGCTCGCACGGCATGTCGCCCGTGCTGGAGACCGCGACCCCGTCCGCCGAGGACCTTCCCGCGGCCCCACCGCCGCCTCCTTCCGGTCCTCCCCGGGGTGGCTTCGTCATCGTGACGGGCGATGACGCCGATGACCTGTGGCACTGCGAGGAGAGCCGCTGCGGGGGTCTCTACCCCTCGCTCTTCCGCTCCGCGCTCTCCCGCTCCAAGTCGGGCGGCACCGGCATCCTCGCCATCGGCGTCAACGGGGGCCAGGCCCTCGCCGCCTTCAACAGTTGGAACAATACGGGCCATGGCGGCCCGGGCGCGCGCGTCACCCACGTGCGCTCCGTCCAGGACATCGCCCGGGTGGACTTCAACCGCTTCGCCTTCCTCTTCCTGCCCTCGGCGGAGCGGCACACCCTGGGTGGCCTCACCGAGCAGCAGATTCTCGCGCTCAACGCGCGCCAGCCGGACATCGCCCACTTCGTGAACGTGCGGGGCGGCTCGCTCATCGCGCTCACCCAGGCCGAGGTTCCCGGCGGGTGGGGCTTCCTCCCCATGCCGCTGCAGATGGAGGACATCCCCTTCGATGTCGCCGAGCCCACTTCGGAGCTGCACGAGTTCGCGCCCACCATCAGCGCCTTCGAGCTCAGCCACAAGTCCTTCCACAACGTCTTCACCGGGCCGAGCGGCTACTCGGGCCTGCACGTGCTCGCCTACAACAACGAGGCGTACAACCCGCACGCCGGCAAGCCGGTGATGCTCGGTGGCTCCGCCGTCATCCTCACCGCCGAGGACTGCGCGGACGGGCGCGACAATGACGGAGACGGCGCGGTGGATGGACAGGACACGGACTGCCACGTGTGCGGCAACGGCCGCGTCGACCCGGGCGAGGCGTGTGACGACGGCAACCAGACGGGTGGGGATGGTTGCGGTGCGACGTGCCAGAAGGAGAACCGCGCGCCCGAGGCCACCTGCCATGACGTCTCCGTGTGCACGGACCCGGGCGTGTGCATCGCCACCGTCACCGACATGGCCGCCGCCGTGGACCCGGATGGGGACTCCCTCTCGTGGGACGCGCACCCGCTGGGCCCGTATGCCCCGGGCGTGCACGGTGTCTGTATGACCGCCACGGATGGCAAGGCGCAGGACTCCTGCTGGTCCAAGGTGACGGTGCGCGACTGCGAGGCCCCGGCGCTCGCCTGCCCCGGAGACTTCCGCGTGGAGTGCTCCGGCCAGGGCCAGGCGCTCGTGACGCCTCCCCAGGCCACCGCCACCGACAACTGCGGCTCCGCGAGCCTCACCCAGCCCGAGCCCGCCACCCTGCCGCTCGGCGCGCACACGCTCGGCTACTCCGCGATGGACTCCTTCGGCAACACCGCCACCTGTGCTCCCACCGTGACGGTGGTGGACACGACGGCGCCCCTGCTCGTGTGCCCCGAGCCCATCGTCGCCGAGTGCACCGGCCGCAACTCCGCCCATGTCGTGCCCGGGGTGGCCACCGCTTTCGATGTCTGCACCGAGTCCCAGGTCGCCGGCCCCATGCCGGACTGGTACGCGCTCGGCACCAACGTCGTGCGCTACACCGCGCGGGACAGCGCGGGCAACGAGGCCTCGTGCACCACCACCGTCCAGGTGGTCGACCAGACGCCGCCCGCGGTCACCGTGACGCCGCCCGCGGCGCTGTGGCCCGCGGACCAGCTCTACCGCACCATCCGTCTCGAGGACTGCATCGTGGTGCATGACCAGTGCAGCGGCGGGCTCACGGAGACGGGGGCCTCGGCCACCATCTCCTGCGTCTCCTCCGACGAGGCCCAGGGCGAGGGCGAGCCGGATGTCGTCTTCGTGGACGCCACCACGGTGAAGGTCCGCGCGGACCGGCTGGCCAACGGGGATGGCCGCGCGTACTCGCTCCACTTCGAGGTGCGCGACACGTCCGGCAACGTCACCCGTGGCCTGTGTCCGGTGGGTGTGCCGGTGACTCGGAGCGGTGCCCCCGTGGTCGACAGTGGTGAGAAGTGGCGCTCGTGCCGCCCGATGGGCGGTGCGTTCGACTGGAAGCACATCTCCGTGGCGGAGTGA